From the Priestia aryabhattai genome, one window contains:
- a CDS encoding MFS transporter, which produces MKNKLLSWKYPFLLLFGIGTSNIGDWIYLIALNLLMLDMTNSPLAVSGLYIIKPLAALCTNIWSGSLIDRMNKRKLMMFLDWMRAGIIACLPFFSSIFIIYALVFIISMASSIFRPASIVYITKLIPNEKRKRFNSLRSLIDSGGFLLGPAAAGALFMIGTPAFAIYANAAALVLSGVVTLFMPNLDIKTEGKGNKLSLNTIQEDWKEVFRFSKTNGYIMTIYVLFSFLMVMATAIDSLEVSFATNVIKLSESEYGFLVSVAGAGIMIGAVINTLFAKKLSTNFLIGTGSVGVSLGYLLYACSSSFETISAGFFSLSFALAFASAGFQTFYQNSIPVDMMGRVGSIYGLLESLLIIIMTFLCGMAAHIFSIQGAVIGGSLMMLLSTVVLFLCTLKPAFYKVNLVKKQRI; this is translated from the coding sequence ATGAAAAATAAACTGCTGTCTTGGAAATACCCGTTTTTATTACTGTTTGGAATTGGCACTAGCAATATCGGTGACTGGATTTATTTAATTGCTTTAAATTTACTGATGCTTGATATGACGAATTCACCGCTTGCGGTCTCAGGGCTATACATCATAAAACCGCTTGCTGCGCTATGTACAAATATATGGTCTGGAAGCTTAATTGACCGCATGAACAAACGCAAGCTTATGATGTTTCTAGATTGGATGCGCGCCGGGATTATTGCTTGCCTTCCGTTTTTCTCGTCCATCTTTATCATTTATGCGCTGGTGTTTATCATCAGTATGGCAAGTTCGATCTTTCGTCCGGCATCGATCGTATATATCACAAAGCTTATTCCAAATGAAAAACGAAAGAGATTTAATTCACTGCGCAGTTTGATTGACTCAGGGGGATTTCTTCTTGGGCCAGCCGCAGCAGGTGCGCTATTTATGATTGGAACGCCTGCGTTTGCCATTTATGCTAATGCTGCAGCGCTGGTGTTGTCAGGCGTGGTTACTTTGTTTATGCCAAATTTGGATATAAAAACAGAAGGTAAAGGAAACAAACTGTCTTTAAACACCATTCAAGAAGACTGGAAAGAGGTGTTTCGCTTTAGTAAAACGAACGGATATATTATGACGATTTATGTGTTATTCAGCTTCTTAATGGTCATGGCCACGGCAATTGATTCACTTGAAGTTTCGTTTGCAACAAACGTAATTAAGTTGTCTGAAAGCGAGTACGGATTTTTAGTAAGCGTAGCAGGCGCTGGCATTATGATTGGAGCAGTTATTAATACACTATTCGCTAAGAAGCTGTCGACGAACTTTCTAATAGGCACCGGCAGTGTAGGAGTGTCGCTTGGCTATTTGCTGTATGCTTGTTCGTCTTCTTTTGAAACCATCAGCGCAGGATTTTTTAGCTTATCATTTGCGTTAGCTTTTGCAAGTGCTGGTTTTCAAACCTTTTATCAAAACAGCATTCCCGTTGATATGATGGGTCGAGTAGGAAGTATATATGGACTGCTTGAGTCACTGCTGATCATTATTATGACATTTCTATGTGGAATGGCTGCGCACATTTTTTCGATTCAAGGAGCTGTAATTGGTGGAAGCCTGATGATGCTTTTAAGTACGGTTGTGTTGTTTTTATGTACGTTAAAGCCGGCATTTTATAAAGTGAATTTGGTCAAAAAACAAAGGATTTAA
- a CDS encoding DUF805 domain-containing protein translates to MNTGRSGWWYLVNLVPFIGSVWLLILLCQRSEVTANIYDTDTQAS, encoded by the coding sequence ATGAATACAGGAAGAAGCGGCTGGTGGTATTTAGTTAACTTAGTTCCATTTATTGGAAGCGTTTGGCTTCTCATTTTACTTTGTCAAAGAAGCGAGGTAACAGCCAATATTTACGATACAGACACGCAGGCGTCTTAA
- a CDS encoding LLM class flavin-dependent oxidoreductase has product MKFALFSLIQNIPNPVTGEALTAQEKFQHVLNQAVLAEKLGFDTYGVGERHGAPFLSSSPPVVLSAIAAKTSRIRLLTTVTVLSILDPVRVAEDYATLDHLSGGRLELIIGKGNDPRHYPLFGITEEEQWESLAERYALLKQLWTEENVTWSGRYRPPLTNVTTQPRPFQPSIPVWHGSASSPLSTELAAKYGEPLFSSNSFHPQAKYKALIEHYRERFAYYGHDPSKAIVGSGASSLYISDTTEEAIRRYRPYYNAFSNTEAAKHNQSPFTSLEDIVQHGPALVGSPEQIIEKIIDYHRAYGNEVLSISVDGLSEAEQREQLERFASDITPVLQKEIPSSVWKSEKRD; this is encoded by the coding sequence ATGAAATTTGCTTTATTTAGCCTTATTCAAAACATCCCGAACCCGGTTACTGGAGAAGCATTGACTGCTCAAGAAAAGTTTCAGCATGTGTTAAATCAAGCAGTGCTGGCAGAAAAATTAGGTTTTGACACTTACGGAGTCGGCGAAAGACATGGAGCTCCTTTTTTGTCTTCTTCTCCTCCCGTTGTTTTAAGTGCAATTGCTGCTAAAACGTCTCGTATTCGTCTCCTTACTACCGTTACCGTTCTAAGTATTTTAGATCCTGTACGAGTAGCTGAAGATTATGCAACGCTTGATCATCTATCGGGTGGACGCCTTGAACTGATTATTGGAAAAGGCAATGACCCGCGTCATTATCCGCTTTTTGGCATTACGGAAGAAGAGCAATGGGAGTCTCTTGCTGAAAGATATGCTCTTTTGAAACAGCTTTGGACAGAAGAAAATGTCACGTGGAGCGGCCGTTATCGTCCGCCTTTAACAAACGTTACAACTCAGCCTCGCCCGTTTCAACCTTCTATTCCCGTTTGGCATGGAAGCGCGTCAAGTCCGCTGTCTACAGAACTTGCGGCTAAATACGGAGAACCGCTATTTTCATCCAATTCCTTTCACCCTCAGGCTAAATATAAAGCGCTGATTGAGCATTACCGCGAACGTTTCGCTTATTATGGTCATGACCCAAGCAAGGCCATCGTCGGTTCGGGGGCGAGCAGCCTATATATTTCTGATACAACGGAAGAAGCGATTCGCCGCTATCGCCCGTACTATAACGCCTTTAGCAATACAGAAGCAGCCAAACATAATCAATCACCGTTCACGTCACTCGAAGATATCGTTCAACATGGTCCTGCTTTAGTAGGAAGCCCGGAGCAAATCATTGAAAAAATAATAGACTATCATCGCGCTTATGGAAACGAAGTGCTGAGCATCAGCGTAGATGGTTTAAGCGAAGCAGAACAGCGCGAACAGCTAGAGCGCTTTGCAAGTGATATTACACCTGTTCTTCAAAAAGAAATTCCCAGCAGCGTATGGAAAAGTGAAAAAAGAGATTGA
- a CDS encoding amino acid ABC transporter substrate-binding protein, with protein sequence MKEYWLFLLSIVVAMSVAGCGTNASSSAGEKKEKDVQTIVVGTGTQFPNICFIDDKGKLTGYDVEVVRAIDKELKNYKFEFKTMEFSNLLLSLESNKIDMIAHNMAQNAERKKKFLFNDETYNYSPLYVTVPKNRNDIHLLKDLEGKKMIVGATSNAAVYLDKYNQKHGNKIDVVYAGQGADDATTQLKTGRADATLATPFSIDFSNQALKFQQKTVGDIVINSKVYFMFNKKDEKLKSEVDQAIKKLKKDGTLKKLSTKWLGEDYTVQN encoded by the coding sequence ATGAAAGAATATTGGCTGTTTTTACTTTCGATTGTAGTAGCTATGAGCGTGGCAGGCTGCGGAACAAACGCATCTTCAAGTGCAGGAGAAAAGAAAGAAAAAGACGTTCAAACGATTGTCGTTGGGACGGGTACTCAGTTTCCTAACATTTGCTTTATTGATGATAAAGGTAAACTGACTGGCTATGATGTAGAAGTAGTAAGAGCGATTGACAAAGAGTTAAAGAATTATAAATTTGAATTTAAAACGATGGAATTTTCAAACCTGCTTCTCAGCTTAGAAAGTAATAAAATTGATATGATTGCTCATAACATGGCTCAGAACGCTGAACGAAAGAAAAAATTTTTATTTAATGATGAAACATATAATTATTCTCCGCTTTATGTAACGGTTCCTAAAAATCGAAATGATATTCATTTATTAAAAGATTTAGAAGGTAAAAAAATGATTGTAGGAGCTACAAGCAATGCGGCTGTATATCTAGACAAATACAATCAAAAACACGGCAATAAAATCGATGTAGTTTACGCCGGTCAAGGTGCGGATGATGCTACAACTCAATTAAAAACAGGCCGAGCAGATGCTACCCTTGCAACACCATTTTCCATCGACTTTAGCAATCAAGCACTGAAATTTCAGCAAAAAACGGTTGGAGATATTGTGATTAATTCCAAAGTGTATTTTATGTTTAACAAAAAAGACGAAAAGTTAAAGTCGGAAGTCGACCAAGCGATTAAAAAACTAAAAAAAGACGGTACGTTAAAAAAACTCAGCACAAAATGGCTAGGAGAAGACTACACGGTGCAAAATTGA
- a CDS encoding HNH endonuclease, with protein MITDLQRGDFFQKGQRYRRKQIHKLYKGQEQSEISTPKASPYIFIFTKESGSEYGTGHGWNRDKTSFFYTGEGQRGSMQLIKGNKALREHFQSGKAVYLFHYVEPGVVEFIDEVTYINHQLEIMWDSDGELREAIIFELERNPVIEEKAAKLDVSAYSTEQLRHIALGKEKKTNVYEQTAALKQYVHKRAGGICEACGESAPFIAKDGSSFLQMYYLSKLSEGGLAKPKDAAALCPNCHSRLRYGKDSEVYEEELITKINKKEAGEKNE; from the coding sequence TTGATTACGGATTTACAGCGCGGAGATTTCTTCCAAAAAGGACAACGTTATCGCAGAAAACAAATTCATAAGCTTTATAAAGGACAAGAACAAAGCGAAATATCAACGCCAAAAGCGTCTCCATATATTTTTATTTTTACAAAAGAAAGCGGAAGTGAATACGGAACAGGACACGGATGGAATAGAGATAAAACCTCTTTTTTCTATACTGGAGAAGGTCAAAGAGGATCCATGCAGCTCATTAAAGGCAATAAAGCGCTCCGTGAACATTTTCAGTCGGGAAAAGCCGTTTATTTGTTTCACTACGTGGAGCCTGGAGTAGTCGAGTTTATTGATGAAGTGACGTATATCAATCATCAATTAGAAATTATGTGGGACTCAGATGGAGAGCTGCGTGAAGCGATTATTTTTGAACTTGAACGAAATCCTGTAATCGAGGAAAAAGCAGCAAAGCTGGATGTTTCAGCTTATTCAACTGAACAACTTCGTCATATAGCGTTAGGGAAAGAAAAAAAGACCAATGTTTATGAACAAACGGCAGCTCTTAAACAATATGTTCACAAACGCGCGGGAGGTATCTGTGAAGCCTGCGGAGAAAGCGCGCCATTTATCGCAAAAGATGGAAGCTCCTTTTTGCAAATGTACTATCTCTCAAAGCTTTCAGAGGGAGGACTCGCTAAGCCAAAAGACGCTGCAGCTCTATGTCCAAACTGTCATAGTCGTCTACGTTACGGGAAAGATAGTGAAGTATATGAAGAAGAGCTCATCACTAAAATTAACAAAAAAGAAGCAGGAGAGAAAAATGAGTAG
- a CDS encoding NAD(P)/FAD-dependent oxidoreductase — MTDKYDCVIIGGGIAGLQAAIQLGRYKRNVLVIDSNDGRSNLCKNYQNILGWPEGISGQTLRETGRQQAKSYGIQFVEDRVIQCQKTAEGFHIITNSYTCEAATLLLATGVVDRVPPELQQELHPCMGKTVYVCPDCDGYEVNNRRVLVLGSGKAGASLSLVLTYWTNDITYINHDKKEIGPLANSLIKKGIIYREERIKKVIAEAGILKGVILQNNEVVYGERGFLAFGGNKVRTKLAHELGIELLKNQHIIVNPRTKETNVSNVWAAGDIVAHSEQVTVAMGEGLQAAIWIHKRLLELYEK, encoded by the coding sequence GTGACAGACAAGTATGATTGCGTCATTATAGGTGGAGGAATTGCAGGACTTCAAGCCGCTATTCAGCTTGGAAGATATAAGCGCAATGTATTGGTTATTGATTCAAACGATGGACGTTCCAATCTCTGCAAAAATTATCAAAATATATTGGGGTGGCCTGAGGGAATAAGCGGACAAACTCTAAGAGAAACGGGAAGGCAGCAAGCAAAAAGCTACGGGATTCAATTTGTAGAAGATCGTGTTATTCAGTGTCAAAAAACAGCAGAGGGGTTTCATATTATCACCAACTCTTATACCTGCGAAGCAGCTACTTTACTGCTTGCAACAGGAGTAGTGGACCGGGTTCCGCCTGAACTTCAGCAAGAGCTACATCCCTGCATGGGAAAAACGGTATATGTATGTCCGGACTGCGACGGGTATGAAGTAAATAATAGAAGGGTATTAGTACTAGGATCCGGAAAAGCAGGAGCAAGTTTATCTCTTGTATTAACATATTGGACAAATGACATTACGTATATTAATCACGACAAAAAAGAGATTGGACCTTTAGCAAATAGCTTGATAAAAAAGGGAATTATCTATAGAGAAGAGAGAATTAAAAAAGTCATAGCTGAGGCAGGAATATTAAAAGGAGTAATCCTTCAAAATAATGAAGTCGTCTATGGAGAAAGAGGGTTTTTAGCATTTGGAGGAAATAAAGTTCGAACGAAATTAGCGCATGAGCTCGGAATAGAACTTCTGAAAAATCAGCACATTATCGTAAATCCGCGTACAAAAGAAACGAATGTTTCAAACGTGTGGGCAGCAGGGGACATTGTGGCGCACTCCGAACAAGTTACGGTAGCGATGGGAGAAGGTTTGCAAGCCGCTATTTGGATACACAAACGACTGTTAGAACTGTATGAAAAATAA
- a CDS encoding DUF805 domain-containing protein has product MKWYIKVLKNYGTFSGRASRTEYWMFVLVNFVISFILSFIQFVIDKPLSLLVIYSLLVAVPSLAVGVRRLHDTGKSGWWQLITLIPLIGSIWLIILFCQPSDPKENRFGTTAKAA; this is encoded by the coding sequence GTGAAGTGGTACATAAAGGTATTAAAAAATTACGGGACGTTTTCTGGAAGAGCGAGCCGAACAGAATATTGGATGTTTGTGTTAGTTAACTTTGTTATTTCATTTATTCTTTCGTTCATTCAGTTCGTTATTGATAAGCCTCTTTCTCTGCTGGTTATCTATTCGTTATTGGTTGCAGTCCCTTCGTTAGCGGTAGGAGTAAGAAGACTCCACGATACGGGAAAAAGCGGATGGTGGCAGCTTATTACATTGATTCCACTCATTGGCAGTATTTGGCTAATTATTTTATTCTGCCAGCCTAGTGACCCTAAAGAGAATCGTTTTGGTACAACGGCCAAAGCGGCTTAA
- a CDS encoding iron-containing alcohol dehydrogenase, whose protein sequence is MTISKLVFTPLSYTGWGSLQQLLPEVKKYHPAHILIVTDPVLKDIGLVDKVSSPLIKNGYEVDVYADTAPEPPLALGEKLVSYAKSRKFDLVIGVGGGSALDLAKLTAVLAVHDGAVEEYLNLTGTKQITKKGLPKILIPTTSGTGSEVTNISVLSLESTKDVVTHDYLLADAAIVDPELTLSVPPKVTAATGVDALTHAVESYVSVNANPATDALALQAVRMISSSLRTTVENGQDKEARTQMSYGSYLAGLAFFNAGVAGVHALAYPLGGQFHISHGESNAVLLPYVMGYIRSSCVAKMRDIFEALGGNANSLSEEEASYQCVKRLQSLVKDVGIPQALRGFDIPESALQKLTEDGVQQKRILARSPLPLHEKDIRAIYQSAYDGAIVEPLH, encoded by the coding sequence ATGACCATCTCAAAACTAGTTTTTACCCCTCTTAGCTATACAGGATGGGGATCACTTCAGCAACTGCTTCCGGAAGTAAAAAAATATCACCCTGCTCATATTTTAATCGTCACAGATCCCGTTTTAAAAGATATTGGACTTGTAGATAAAGTGAGTTCCCCCCTTATCAAAAATGGATACGAAGTAGATGTATATGCAGATACAGCACCAGAGCCGCCTTTAGCACTTGGTGAAAAACTCGTATCCTACGCAAAAAGCCGAAAATTTGATTTAGTCATTGGAGTTGGCGGCGGCAGCGCATTAGATTTAGCAAAACTTACGGCAGTTTTAGCCGTTCATGACGGAGCTGTAGAAGAATACTTGAACTTAACTGGCACGAAACAAATTACGAAAAAAGGTCTTCCGAAAATTTTAATTCCCACCACTTCCGGCACGGGTTCAGAAGTAACGAATATTTCTGTATTATCTCTTGAAAGCACCAAAGACGTTGTGACCCACGACTATTTGCTTGCGGACGCTGCGATTGTAGATCCCGAGCTTACGCTGAGCGTACCTCCTAAAGTAACGGCGGCTACAGGGGTTGATGCATTAACTCATGCCGTTGAATCTTATGTATCGGTGAATGCAAATCCAGCAACAGACGCCTTAGCGCTACAGGCCGTACGCATGATCAGCTCTTCTTTAAGAACAACTGTTGAAAATGGCCAAGATAAAGAAGCGCGAACTCAGATGAGCTACGGAAGCTATTTAGCAGGGCTTGCTTTTTTTAACGCAGGTGTAGCTGGTGTTCATGCGCTTGCTTATCCATTAGGCGGGCAGTTTCACATTTCTCACGGTGAATCAAACGCCGTATTGCTTCCATATGTTATGGGCTATATCCGCAGCAGCTGCGTGGCAAAAATGCGAGATATTTTTGAAGCACTAGGCGGAAACGCTAACTCTTTATCAGAAGAAGAAGCTTCTTATCAGTGTGTAAAACGACTGCAATCACTTGTCAAAGACGTCGGTATTCCTCAGGCCCTTCGCGGATTTGACATTCCAGAAAGTGCACTGCAAAAGCTGACCGAAGATGGCGTCCAGCAAAAACGCATTCTCGCTCGCAGTCCTTTGCCTCTTCATGAAAAAGACATACGAGCCATTTACCAATCAGCTTATGATGGAGCTATAGTAGAACCTCTGCACTAA
- a CDS encoding sugar diacid recognition domain-containing protein, translating to MLRYVTKELAQKIVCRTMEIIDCNINVMNEKGVIIGSGDKKRIDHIHEGALMVLKDGSPYEITQQQADSLRGAKPGVNLPILFNGEIVGVVGLTGLPEQIRNYGKLVRMAAEMIFQEMILLEEIQWDERLKEELVHQLLQQEEPLDSLFFDRANRFDINLYLPRMALIVTAENRHKVMKLVKKYITNNDLYAMLPDGVVLLKSLEVGSASSYAEQLEKQLLASDFPYKLSAGSVQADFKGLHVSYQQAKDTLAVGSKLHPEATFYCYSDYQIPVLLRQRAGFQENHDLLHHYEKLKEYDKKKELIETLTIYIEENGEGSTVAKKLFIHRNTLSYRLDKIQSITGKDPRKVKELLELYVAMLLSTIS from the coding sequence ATGTTGAGATACGTAACAAAAGAATTAGCTCAAAAAATTGTGTGCAGAACAATGGAGATTATTGATTGCAACATTAACGTGATGAACGAAAAAGGAGTCATCATTGGTTCGGGTGACAAAAAGCGGATCGATCATATTCATGAAGGAGCATTGATGGTATTAAAAGACGGCAGCCCATATGAAATTACTCAGCAGCAGGCTGACTCGCTGCGCGGAGCCAAACCGGGCGTAAACTTGCCTATTTTATTCAACGGAGAAATTGTTGGAGTAGTGGGATTAACAGGACTACCAGAACAGATTCGGAATTACGGAAAGCTCGTGCGTATGGCTGCTGAAATGATTTTTCAAGAAATGATTTTATTAGAGGAAATTCAATGGGATGAACGATTAAAAGAAGAGCTGGTTCATCAGCTTCTTCAACAAGAAGAGCCGCTTGATTCCTTATTTTTTGACCGAGCGAATCGCTTTGATATTAACTTATACCTTCCAAGAATGGCACTCATTGTTACAGCTGAAAATCGCCATAAAGTTATGAAGCTCGTAAAGAAATATATAACTAATAATGACTTATATGCTATGCTTCCAGACGGAGTGGTCCTCTTAAAATCTCTAGAAGTCGGTAGCGCTAGCAGCTATGCTGAACAGCTGGAAAAACAGCTTCTTGCGTCCGATTTCCCCTATAAGTTATCTGCAGGATCTGTTCAAGCTGACTTTAAGGGCCTTCATGTATCGTATCAGCAGGCGAAAGATACGCTTGCCGTCGGTTCAAAGCTTCATCCAGAAGCTACTTTCTACTGCTATTCTGATTATCAAATTCCTGTACTGTTACGTCAACGTGCCGGTTTTCAAGAAAATCATGATCTGTTGCATCATTATGAAAAGCTTAAGGAATACGACAAGAAAAAAGAACTTATCGAAACGTTAACGATCTACATAGAAGAAAATGGCGAAGGAAGCACGGTAGCTAAAAAGCTTTTTATACATCGAAATACACTGAGCTATCGCCTAGATAAAATTCAAAGCATTACAGGAAAAGATCCAAGAAAAGTAAAAGAACTTCTCGAACTGTATGTAGCGATGCTTCTATCAACCATTTCATAA
- a CDS encoding GntP family permease has translation MDVQVSALGAICALVIAIILILKKVAPAYGMIAGALIGGLIGGVNIADTVNLMIEGAQGIIPAVLRILAAGVLAGVLIESGAAAVIAETIVKKLGETKALLALALATLILTTVGVFVDVAVITVAPIALAIAKRTGMSKPAILLAMIGGGKAGNLMSPNPNAIAASDAFNIPLTSVMAAGIIPAIFGVAATYIVAKRLVKKGTMVQVEEIDTMNASDLPLFLTAIIAPIVTIVLLALRPLFDLNIDPMVALPAGGIAGAIVMKKGKQLNTYAISGLGKMSGVAIMLLGTGTLAGIIANSQLKDVIIQGLSAIGLPAYILAPVSGIFMSAATASTTAGTAVASQVFGSTILELGVSALAGAAMVHAGSTVLDHLPHGSFFHATGGSVNMKMKERLKLIPYESLIGLIMAIVSTLIFGVLKLYG, from the coding sequence ATGGACGTTCAAGTAAGCGCATTAGGCGCTATTTGTGCATTAGTGATTGCCATTATATTAATCTTAAAAAAAGTGGCTCCAGCATACGGAATGATAGCCGGAGCTTTAATTGGAGGATTGATTGGCGGAGTTAATATTGCTGATACCGTTAATTTAATGATTGAAGGAGCGCAAGGCATCATTCCGGCAGTGCTGCGGATTCTTGCAGCTGGGGTATTGGCTGGGGTATTAATAGAATCAGGTGCTGCAGCGGTTATAGCAGAAACCATTGTAAAAAAACTAGGGGAAACAAAAGCTCTTTTAGCTCTAGCGCTAGCCACACTTATTCTTACGACAGTAGGGGTGTTTGTTGATGTTGCTGTTATCACAGTGGCGCCTATTGCTTTAGCCATTGCTAAACGTACGGGTATGTCAAAGCCCGCTATTTTATTAGCGATGATCGGAGGAGGAAAGGCAGGGAATTTAATGTCTCCTAATCCTAACGCTATTGCTGCTTCAGATGCATTTAATATTCCGCTTACATCTGTAATGGCTGCAGGAATTATTCCCGCTATATTTGGCGTAGCGGCTACTTATATAGTAGCCAAACGATTAGTGAAAAAAGGAACAATGGTTCAAGTTGAAGAAATAGATACAATGAATGCAAGCGACCTTCCACTATTTTTAACGGCCATCATAGCACCAATTGTTACCATCGTGCTGCTGGCGCTACGACCGCTTTTTGATCTTAATATCGATCCGATGGTTGCGCTTCCTGCAGGAGGAATTGCTGGTGCCATTGTGATGAAAAAAGGAAAACAACTTAATACATACGCTATTTCGGGGTTAGGGAAAATGTCAGGCGTAGCCATTATGCTTCTCGGAACAGGGACATTAGCAGGAATCATTGCTAACTCTCAGTTAAAAGATGTTATTATTCAAGGTTTGTCTGCAATTGGATTACCAGCTTATATTCTAGCTCCGGTTTCAGGCATTTTTATGTCGGCCGCAACCGCTTCGACAACTGCAGGAACAGCAGTAGCAAGCCAAGTTTTTGGATCGACGATTTTAGAGCTAGGCGTTTCTGCTCTAGCTGGAGCTGCTATGGTTCATGCCGGATCGACCGTGCTTGATCACCTCCCGCACGGAAGCTTTTTCCACGCAACGGGCGGAAGTGTAAACATGAAAATGAAAGAACGTTTGAAATTAATACCTTACGAATCGCTTATTGGACTCATTATGGCGATTGTATCCACGCTTATATTTGGTGTATTAAAGCTATATGGGTAA
- a CDS encoding glycerate kinase, which produces MKIVIAPDSFKESLTALNVCEAVEKGIKTHFPDAEISKVPMADGGEGTVQSLVDATGGEVIQTRVTGPLGETVEAFYGILGDGKTAVIEMAAASGLHHVPMDKRNPLITTTRGTGELIIKALDHKVEHIIIGIGGSATNDGGAGMAKALGAKLLDAKGVEIKEGGGSLKQLASINLTNLDSRLAGVKVEVACDVDNPLTGETGASSVFGPQKGATPDMVKQLDRNLAHYAAVIQKEMHIHIQNVPGAGAAGGLGGGLLAFLSAELKPGVDIVIEATQLESYIENADLVITGEGRIDGQTIYGKTPIGVAKTAKRHSVPVIAIAGSIGAGSEAVYENGIHALFSVVPGAVTLSEALEKADENIERTAKNVASVIRLAIK; this is translated from the coding sequence ATGAAAATTGTTATTGCACCGGATTCATTTAAAGAGAGCTTAACGGCTCTGAACGTTTGTGAAGCCGTGGAAAAAGGAATAAAAACTCATTTTCCAGACGCGGAGATTAGTAAAGTACCTATGGCAGACGGAGGGGAAGGAACCGTTCAGTCGCTTGTAGACGCGACGGGTGGAGAGGTAATACAAACGAGGGTAACCGGACCGTTAGGGGAAACGGTGGAAGCTTTTTACGGAATTCTTGGAGACGGCAAAACAGCTGTTATTGAAATGGCAGCCGCTTCAGGCCTTCACCATGTCCCTATGGATAAACGCAATCCGCTTATAACAACAACGCGAGGAACCGGCGAGCTGATTATTAAAGCGTTAGATCATAAAGTGGAGCATATTATCATTGGCATTGGAGGAAGTGCTACAAATGATGGAGGAGCCGGTATGGCAAAAGCTTTGGGCGCAAAACTTCTTGACGCTAAAGGAGTAGAAATTAAAGAAGGAGGCGGCAGCTTAAAACAATTAGCTTCTATTAATCTTACAAACTTGGATTCTCGGCTTGCTGGAGTCAAAGTAGAAGTGGCCTGCGATGTAGACAATCCGTTAACGGGTGAAACCGGAGCATCTTCGGTATTTGGTCCTCAAAAAGGCGCAACTCCTGATATGGTTAAACAGCTTGACCGTAATCTAGCTCATTACGCGGCGGTTATTCAAAAAGAAATGCATATTCATATTCAGAACGTTCCTGGTGCTGGAGCGGCAGGAGGACTTGGCGGCGGCTTGCTGGCATTTTTATCCGCTGAATTAAAACCAGGTGTAGACATTGTCATTGAAGCAACTCAGCTAGAAAGCTATATTGAGAATGCCGATCTTGTCATTACCGGTGAAGGAAGAATAGATGGTCAAACCATTTACGGAAAAACACCCATCGGCGTAGCCAAAACAGCGAAAAGGCATAGCGTTCCCGTTATAGCAATAGCGGGAAGCATTGGAGCGGGAAGCGAAGCTGTGTATGAAAACGGTATTCATGCTTTATTCAGCGTCGTGCCCGGAGCGGTGACTCTGTCAGAAGCGTTGGAAAAAGCCGATGAAAATATTGAAAGAACTGCTAAAAACGTAGCGTCAGTTATACGTTTGGCAATAAAATAA